From the Cryptomeria japonica chromosome 2, Sugi_1.0, whole genome shotgun sequence genome, one window contains:
- the LOC131030503 gene encoding pectinesterase-like has protein sequence MASALRFLILLLFVSSYESKNDNQDNGEVHSACEYASNRRYCEGSLSEGGGSSKSDPKDLTEIAIRLSMRQAKLVHDSISDDSSSTRSMQRQALADCRFLYNLTADYLNASLTKLANSTNTTMEWKSAVYIQSYLSAALTNQATCLEGLSQANVSLRSLSFGKYIANASDSVGSSLALNRKYFVAGKGPVKRAGQNRRLLSNDDFLAQFDDGVPSWLSRADRRRLLQSSGGDGILVGNIVTVAQDGSGNFTNITAAVNAAADKSTDRYVIYVTAGIYSENVDIPKNKWNIMLLGDGIDVTVITGNRSVIDGWTTFTSATVSAVGVGFLARDITFENTAGAEKHQAVALRVGSDLSAFYHCSIKGYQDTLYTHSLRQFYRECDIYGTVDFIFGNSAAVFQACNLLARKPMDGQQNLYTAQGRTDPNQNTGISIHNCNVTAAPDLVPVISSFPTYLGRPWKQYSRTVYMQSYLDSYIQSAGWLAWSGDFALSTLYYGEYNNSGPGSDTSQRIAWPGYHVMNNISDALSFTVSSFISGDAWIPSDAMPYDSGFL, from the exons ATGGCTTCTGCTTTGCGCTTTTTGATTCTGCTATTGTTTGTCTCTTCATATGAGTCAAAAAACGATAATCAGGACAATGGGGAGGTTCATTCTGCCTGCGAATACGCTTCCAATCGCAGATACTGTGAGGGGAGCTTGTCTGAAGGTGGAGGATCATCGAAAAGTGACCCTAAAGATCTGACTGAAATTGCTATAAGATTGAGCATGCGTCAAGCTAAACTTGTTCACGACTCCATTTCCGATGACTCGTCGAGTACGCGGTCAATGCAGAGGCAAGCTCTAGCAGATTGCCGTTTCCTTTACAATCTAACGGCGGACTACTTGAACGCGAGTTTGACCAAATTGGCAAACTCGACAAACACGACAATGGAATGGAAGAGTGCAGTGTATATTCAGAGTTATCTGAGTGCAGCCCTAACAAATCAGGCCACATGTCTGGAAGGCCTGAGTCAAGCAAATGTAAGCCTCCGTTCATTATCCTTTGGCAAATACATAGCTAACGCATCAGATTCCGTAGGCAGTAGTCTGGCTTTGAATAGAAAATATTTTGTTGCGGGGAAGGGTCCTGTGAAGCGTGCTGGCCAAAACAGGCGGCTCTTATCCAACGATGATTTTCTTGCGCAATTTGATGATGGAGTTCCGTCCTGGTTGTCTCGGGCCGACAGAAGGCGGCTTCTGCAAAGCTCAGGTGGCGACGGCATTTTAGTGGGTAACATCGTAACGGTGGCGCAGGACGGTAGCGGGAATTTCACTAATATTACTGCTGCCGTCAATGCTGCTGCCGATAAAAGCACAGACAGGTACGTGATCTATGTTACCGCAGGAATATACAGCGAAAACGTGGACATTCCCAAGAACAAATGGAATATTATGCTCCTCGGAGATGGAATAGATGTGACTGTGATTACTGGGAATCGAAGCGTCATTGATGGATGGACTACGTTTACTTCTGCAACTGTTT CTGCAGTTGGGGTAGGTTTTCTTGCACGCGATATCACATTCGAAAACACGGCAGGAGCAGAGAAGCACCAGGCCGTGGCTCTGCGAGTGGGCTCTGATCTGTCAGCCTTTTACCATTGCAGTATTAAGGGTTACCAAGACACTCTCTACACTCACTCCCTCCGTCAATTCTACAGAGAATGCGACATCTACGGCACTGTGGATTTCATCTTCGGCAACTCCGCAGCTGTTTTTCAGGCCTGCAAtcttttggcaaggaaacccatgGACGGGCAGCAGAATCTTTACACTGCTCAAGGTAGAACAGATCCAAATCAAAATACTGGAATTTCCATTCACAACTGTAATGTTACTGCTGCGCCGGATCTGGTTCCTGTTATCAGCTCTTTCCCCACATACCTGGGTAGGCCATGGAAACAGTACTCTCGTACTGTTTACATGCAGTCTTATTTAGACAGTTATATCCAGTCAGCTGGGTGGTTAGCATGGTCTGGAGACTTTGCCTTGAGCACGTTATATTATGGTGAATATAACAACAGCGGGCCTGGGTCAGATACTTCACAGAGAATCGCATGGCCTGGTTACCATGTGATGAACAACATTTCGGATGCTCTAAGTTTCACTGTGAGTTCCTTCATCTCGGGCGATGCATGGATACCATCTGATGCAATGCCCTACGATTCAGGCTTTCTTTAA